The following proteins are encoded in a genomic region of Kosakonia oryzae:
- the atoD gene encoding acetate CoA-transferase subunit alpha, translating into MRNKKITAETFRELLCDGMHIMFGGFMGVGTPEYLVAEILRSGVKELTLIGNDTAFINKGIGPLISSGRVKKVIVSHIGTNQETGEKMISGELDVQLVPQGTLAEQIRAGGAGLGGFLTQTGLGTVVEENKQTLIIDGEKWLLEHPLRADLAILLADNADEAGNLTYNLTARNFNPVMALAADVVVAEVRNIDATGSIPPEHVVTPGALVDYLMMEEQ; encoded by the coding sequence ATGCGAAATAAAAAAATAACAGCGGAAACTTTCCGCGAATTATTATGCGACGGCATGCATATTATGTTCGGCGGATTTATGGGCGTCGGCACGCCGGAATATCTGGTCGCCGAAATACTTCGCTCAGGCGTTAAAGAATTAACGCTGATTGGTAATGACACTGCTTTTATTAATAAAGGTATTGGCCCGCTGATATCCAGTGGACGAGTAAAAAAAGTCATCGTCTCCCATATTGGTACTAACCAGGAAACCGGGGAAAAAATGATTTCCGGCGAACTGGATGTCCAGTTAGTTCCGCAGGGCACGCTTGCCGAGCAAATCCGCGCAGGTGGCGCCGGACTGGGAGGATTTCTCACCCAAACAGGCCTCGGTACGGTCGTGGAGGAGAATAAGCAAACCCTGATTATTGATGGTGAAAAATGGTTGCTTGAGCATCCTCTGCGCGCCGATCTGGCTATTTTACTGGCTGATAACGCCGACGAGGCAGGCAATCTTACCTATAACCTGACCGCCCGCAATTTCAATCCTGTGATGGCACTGGCCGCCGATGTGGTCGTGGCCGAGGTGCGCAATATTGACGCGACGGGCAGTATTCCCCCCGAACATGTCGTGACGCCTGGTGCGCTAGTGGATTATCTGATGATGGAGGAGCAATGA
- the cydD gene encoding heme ABC transporter permease/ATP-binding protein CydD codes for MNKTRQQELTRWLKQQSIISRRWLMLSRLLGVVSGALIVAQAWILARILNHMIMENIPREALLLPFTLLVLIFILRSWVVWLRERVGFHAGAHIRFEIRRHVLDRLHQAGPAWIQGKPAGSWATLVLEQIDDMHDFYARYLPQMALAASVPLLIVLTLFPINWAAALILLGTAPLIPLFMAMVGMGAADANRRNFKALARLSGHFLDRLRGMETLRIFGRGEAETESIRRASQDFRSRTMEVLRLAFLSSGVLEFFASLSIALVAVYFGFSYLGELNFGHYGTGVTLFAGFLALVLAPEFFQPLRDLGTFYHAKAQAIGAADSLKTFMEAPLAHPQRGETRLASDERVTLTAHNLIIKSAEGAKLAGPLNFTLAAGQRVVVVGKSGSGKSSLINVLSGFLPYEGSLRVNGIELSALEPDSWHEAISWVGQNPQLPATTLRENVLLARPNASAAELQAALDKAWVSEFLPLLPEGLETQPGDQAVRLSVGQAQRVAVARALLSPCKLLLLDEPSASLDAHSEQRVMQALTEASHQQTTLMVTHQLENLNQWDAIWVMQDGEIIEQGSYAELSTAQGTFADLLAHRQEEI; via the coding sequence ATGAATAAAACCCGTCAACAAGAACTCACTCGCTGGTTGAAACAGCAAAGCATTATTTCCCGCCGCTGGTTGATGCTTTCCCGCCTTCTTGGCGTAGTCAGCGGCGCACTGATTGTGGCACAGGCCTGGATACTGGCGCGCATCCTCAATCATATGATTATGGAAAATATTCCGCGTGAGGCGTTACTACTACCCTTCACCTTACTGGTGCTGATCTTTATCCTGCGAAGTTGGGTTGTCTGGCTGCGCGAACGGGTGGGATTTCATGCCGGGGCGCATATTCGTTTTGAAATTCGCCGACACGTGCTGGATCGCCTGCACCAGGCGGGTCCGGCCTGGATTCAGGGTAAACCTGCCGGGAGCTGGGCGACGCTGGTGCTTGAACAAATTGACGATATGCACGACTTCTATGCCCGCTATTTACCACAGATGGCCCTTGCGGCCAGCGTGCCGCTGTTAATCGTTCTCACTTTATTCCCCATCAATTGGGCCGCCGCGCTTATTTTGCTCGGTACAGCTCCCCTTATTCCGCTGTTTATGGCGATGGTTGGAATGGGTGCCGCCGATGCTAACCGCCGTAACTTTAAAGCGCTGGCGCGTTTGAGCGGTCATTTTCTTGATCGCCTGCGCGGCATGGAAACGCTGCGTATTTTTGGTCGCGGCGAAGCGGAAACTGAGAGTATCCGTCGTGCATCTCAGGATTTCCGCAGCAGGACGATGGAAGTGTTGCGTCTGGCCTTCTTATCTTCCGGTGTGCTGGAGTTTTTCGCTTCGCTATCGATTGCGCTGGTCGCTGTCTACTTCGGCTTCTCTTATCTCGGCGAGCTGAATTTTGGTCATTACGGCACCGGCGTTACGCTGTTCGCCGGTTTCCTTGCTCTGGTGCTGGCACCGGAGTTTTTCCAGCCGCTACGCGATCTGGGTACCTTCTATCATGCCAAGGCGCAGGCTATCGGTGCCGCCGACAGCCTGAAAACGTTTATGGAAGCACCGCTGGCACATCCACAACGCGGTGAAACCCGGTTAGCAAGCGATGAGCGTGTCACCCTCACCGCACACAATCTGATAATAAAGTCTGCCGAAGGCGCAAAACTCGCCGGGCCACTCAACTTCACCCTTGCCGCTGGACAACGTGTGGTAGTGGTAGGTAAAAGCGGCTCAGGTAAGAGCTCGCTGATTAATGTTCTCTCCGGTTTCTTGCCCTATGAGGGCTCACTGCGCGTAAATGGCATTGAGCTGAGCGCACTGGAGCCGGATAGCTGGCACGAAGCGATAAGCTGGGTAGGGCAAAATCCACAACTTCCCGCAACTACGTTACGGGAAAACGTCCTGCTGGCGCGGCCAAATGCCAGCGCGGCTGAACTGCAGGCGGCGCTGGATAAAGCCTGGGTCAGCGAATTTTTACCTCTGTTGCCGGAAGGGCTGGAAACGCAGCCTGGCGACCAGGCCGTACGCCTTTCTGTTGGTCAGGCGCAACGTGTCGCCGTAGCCCGCGCGCTGCTTTCGCCGTGCAAATTGCTGTTGCTGGATGAGCCTTCCGCCAGCCTGGATGCCCATAGCGAGCAACGGGTTATGCAGGCGTTAACTGAGGCTTCTCATCAGCAAACCACGCTGATGGTTACCCACCAGCTGGAAAATCTGAACCAATGGGATGCCATTTGGGTGATGCAGGATGGTGAGATCATTGAGCAAGGCAGCTATGCTGAACTTTCAACGGCGCAGGGAACGTTTGCCGATCTTCTCGCCCACCGTCAGGAGGAGATTTAA
- a CDS encoding 3-oxoacid CoA-transferase subunit B, with translation MNAKERIARRVAQELHDGDVANLGIGLPTLVANFLADGILVTLQSENGFLGLGPLEEVNANLVNAGGQPCGILPGAAIFDSCYSFSLIRGGHVDVCVLGGLQVDEQGNLANWMVPGKRVPGMGGAMDLVVGAKRVIIAMEHCAKNGEPKLLHRCHYPLTAAGKVSKVITEYAVFSFVNGEMVLDEISDLITLDELRACTEARFRLSENLKLAPAAEVTCAIPL, from the coding sequence ATGAACGCAAAAGAGCGTATTGCCCGGCGCGTGGCGCAGGAGTTGCACGATGGCGATGTCGCTAATCTGGGGATTGGCCTCCCGACCCTGGTGGCGAATTTTCTGGCCGATGGTATCCTGGTCACGCTGCAGTCGGAGAATGGTTTCCTCGGTCTGGGCCCATTAGAAGAGGTCAATGCGAACCTCGTGAATGCGGGCGGCCAGCCCTGTGGAATATTGCCTGGGGCGGCGATATTCGACAGTTGTTACTCTTTTTCCCTTATCCGCGGGGGGCATGTTGATGTGTGTGTGCTTGGCGGGTTACAGGTTGATGAACAAGGGAATCTCGCAAACTGGATGGTACCAGGAAAGAGGGTACCCGGCATGGGGGGCGCTATGGATCTGGTGGTCGGGGCGAAGAGAGTCATTATCGCGATGGAGCATTGTGCCAAAAATGGTGAGCCGAAACTGCTGCACCGTTGCCACTATCCCTTAACTGCTGCCGGTAAAGTGAGCAAAGTCATAACCGAATACGCAGTGTTCAGCTTTGTAAACGGCGAGATGGTTCTCGACGAAATCAGCGATCTGATAACGCTCGATGAACTGCGTGCGTGCACGGAAGCCCGTTTCCGTCTCTCTGAAAATCTGAAATTAGCGCCAGCTGCGGAGGTCACATGCGCGATTCCGTTGTGA
- a CDS encoding AtuA-related protein, whose product MKLREIAHSRTGDKGNISNISLIAWRAEDYEILVEQVTAEKVKAWFGDIVHGEVIRYELPELGALNFVMHKALGGGVTRSLALDMHGKGLSSALLDMPI is encoded by the coding sequence ATGAAATTACGTGAAATTGCTCATTCCCGTACCGGCGATAAAGGAAATATCTCCAATATTTCGTTAATTGCCTGGCGTGCTGAAGATTATGAAATACTGGTTGAACAGGTCACCGCTGAAAAAGTAAAAGCCTGGTTTGGCGATATTGTTCATGGCGAAGTCATTCGCTATGAATTACCCGAACTTGGCGCGCTTAATTTCGTCATGCATAAAGCATTAGGCGGCGGTGTTACGCGTTCGCTGGCGCTGGATATGCACGGCAAAGGGCTAAGTTCAGCGTTACTGGATATGCCTATTTAG
- a CDS encoding acyclic terpene utilization AtuA family protein — protein MKTIRIGSGAGYAGDRIEPAVELAEKGELDYLVFECLAERTIALGQKQKQQDAGKGYNELLEARMRAVLPICHAKGVRIISNMGSANPVAAGQAVINVAAELGLPNFKVAVVTGDDVLSLIQTMALTLDEAGLTVSQFDKPLLSANAYLGATGLLEALSTGADVVIAGRVADPSLFLAAMMHEFNWAADDWHNLGQGTCIGHLLECAGQITGGYYADPGVKDVPELARLGFPLAEVSEDGSATITKVAGSGGLVTVDTCKEQLLYEIHRPERYLTPDVVADFSHVRFESAGTDRVAVTGATGSPRTDSLKVSVGYQDGFIGEGEISYAGPGAVNRGRLALDIVRERFAICGFKPEEARFDLIGVNALHGETRGQYSDPYEVRARVAARCATRAQAINIGNEVETLYTNGPAGGGGVMKSVKEILAMDSTLIPRHCVQHHVTVLESK, from the coding sequence ATGAAGACAATCCGAATCGGTTCCGGCGCTGGTTATGCGGGTGACCGCATAGAACCCGCAGTTGAACTGGCAGAAAAAGGCGAACTGGATTATCTGGTTTTCGAATGCCTGGCAGAACGAACCATCGCTCTCGGACAAAAACAAAAACAGCAGGATGCGGGCAAAGGGTACAACGAATTACTCGAAGCGCGTATGCGCGCTGTTTTGCCCATCTGTCATGCCAAAGGGGTGCGTATTATCTCTAACATGGGTTCTGCAAACCCTGTCGCGGCAGGGCAAGCGGTGATTAACGTGGCCGCCGAACTCGGTTTGCCCAACTTTAAAGTCGCGGTCGTCACTGGCGATGATGTCTTATCGCTGATTCAGACGATGGCTCTTACCCTTGATGAAGCTGGTCTGACGGTTTCTCAGTTCGATAAACCTCTCCTTTCGGCGAATGCTTATCTCGGTGCGACGGGTTTACTTGAAGCGCTCAGCACAGGGGCGGATGTGGTTATTGCAGGACGCGTTGCCGATCCCTCGCTGTTCCTCGCCGCGATGATGCATGAATTTAACTGGGCGGCGGATGACTGGCACAATCTTGGGCAGGGCACCTGTATTGGCCATCTTCTGGAGTGCGCAGGGCAAATTACCGGCGGCTATTATGCCGATCCTGGCGTGAAAGATGTCCCGGAGCTGGCGCGGCTCGGTTTTCCTCTGGCTGAAGTCAGTGAAGATGGCAGCGCAACGATCACTAAAGTTGCCGGTTCTGGCGGGTTGGTCACCGTGGATACCTGCAAAGAGCAGTTGCTGTATGAAATTCACCGACCGGAGCGTTATCTCACTCCGGACGTCGTGGCAGATTTCAGCCATGTGCGTTTCGAAAGTGCTGGCACGGATCGCGTAGCGGTAACGGGCGCTACCGGTTCACCACGGACTGATAGCCTGAAAGTTTCAGTCGGTTATCAGGATGGATTTATTGGTGAAGGCGAGATCTCCTACGCCGGCCCTGGCGCTGTCAACCGTGGCCGTCTGGCGCTGGACATCGTGCGGGAACGCTTCGCCATTTGTGGTTTTAAGCCGGAAGAAGCGCGCTTTGATCTCATCGGCGTTAATGCTTTGCATGGTGAAACCCGGGGTCAATACAGCGATCCGTATGAAGTTCGCGCCAGAGTTGCAGCCCGCTGCGCCACCCGAGCGCAGGCCATTAACATCGGCAATGAAGTGGAAACCCTCTATACCAACGGCCCGGCCGGCGGTGGCGGGGTGATGAAATCCGTAAAAGAGATCCTTGCCATGGATTCAACACTGATCCCTCGTCATTGCGTTCAACACCATGTCACCGTCCTGGAGAGTAAATAA
- a CDS encoding acetyl-CoA C-acetyltransferase — MRDSVVIVSAKRTPIGKFSGSLAEIPAVMLGATTVRANLSELPTEIKIDEVFLGNVLQAGLGQNPAHQVTHHAGLPQTIPSFTVNKVCGSGLKTVVLGAQSILSGGNQTCIVGGMENMSAAPYLLSRARQGYRMGNGELTDVMIQDGLWCAFNQYHMGITAENIAKRYQISREEQDQVALASQQKAIAAIRAGHFKKEIVPVCVKYKKEMRQFDTDEYPRPETDAGSLAALRPAFDSAGTVTAGNASGINDAAATLVLMSEKAARAQGITPLARIKSWASAGVDASMMGLGPVPATQLALDKAGMNVSDLDLIEANEAFAAQYLAVARELKFRQDNVNVNGGAIALGHPIGASGARILVTLVHALQQQNKSTGLATLCIGGGQGIAVIIERI, encoded by the coding sequence ATGCGCGATTCCGTTGTGATTGTGAGTGCAAAACGCACCCCTATTGGTAAATTTTCTGGCAGCCTGGCGGAGATCCCGGCGGTAATGCTGGGAGCAACCACTGTTCGGGCGAATCTGAGTGAACTGCCGACAGAGATAAAAATTGACGAAGTATTCCTCGGCAATGTTTTACAGGCGGGACTGGGGCAAAACCCGGCGCACCAGGTTACGCATCATGCTGGCTTACCTCAGACGATTCCCTCTTTTACCGTCAATAAAGTGTGTGGTTCCGGGCTGAAAACCGTAGTTCTTGGCGCGCAGTCTATTCTAAGCGGCGGCAACCAGACCTGTATCGTCGGTGGTATGGAGAACATGAGCGCCGCGCCGTATTTACTTTCCCGCGCGCGGCAGGGCTATCGCATGGGCAACGGCGAACTGACAGATGTCATGATTCAGGATGGTTTATGGTGCGCTTTCAATCAGTACCATATGGGAATTACGGCGGAGAACATCGCGAAGCGCTATCAGATAAGCCGGGAAGAGCAGGATCAGGTGGCACTGGCGTCGCAACAAAAAGCGATTGCCGCTATTCGTGCGGGACATTTCAAAAAAGAGATTGTGCCGGTTTGTGTAAAGTATAAAAAAGAGATGCGTCAGTTTGACACCGATGAATATCCACGCCCGGAGACCGATGCCGGCTCGCTGGCGGCGCTTCGCCCGGCCTTTGATAGTGCGGGAACAGTCACTGCAGGCAATGCTTCTGGCATCAATGATGCTGCTGCAACGCTGGTGCTGATGTCTGAAAAAGCCGCACGTGCGCAAGGTATCACTCCACTGGCGCGGATTAAAAGCTGGGCTTCGGCAGGGGTTGACGCCAGTATGATGGGATTAGGTCCGGTTCCGGCAACACAGTTGGCGCTCGACAAAGCCGGGATGAATGTCAGCGATCTGGATCTTATTGAGGCAAACGAAGCCTTCGCGGCGCAATATTTAGCCGTCGCCAGAGAGCTGAAATTCCGGCAAGACAACGTTAACGTCAACGGTGGAGCTATCGCGCTGGGACACCCTATCGGCGCAAGCGGAGCGCGGATCCTCGTCACACTGGTGCATGCGTTACAGCAACAAAACAAATCAACGGGGCTGGCAACGTTATGCATCGGCGGGGGGCAGGGGATCGCGGTCATTATTGAACGTATTTAA
- the infA gene encoding translation initiation factor IF-1 → MAKEDNIEMQGTVLETLPNTMFRVELENGHVVTAHISGKMRKNYIRILTGDKVTVELTPYDLSKGRIVFRSR, encoded by the coding sequence ATGGCCAAAGAAGACAATATTGAAATGCAGGGTACCGTTCTTGAAACGTTACCTAATACGATGTTCCGCGTAGAACTGGAAAACGGTCACGTCGTCACTGCGCATATCTCCGGTAAAATGCGTAAAAACTACATCCGTATTCTGACGGGCGATAAAGTGACTGTGGAACTGACCCCGTACGACCTGAGCAAAGGCCGCATTGTCTTCCGTAGCCGCTAA
- a CDS encoding RES family NAD+ phosphorylase: protein MIFYRLVSRRYASEAWTGSGANQYGGRWNHKGHPAVYVASSVSLAALEMLVHVHSDTVLNQYGLFSINIPDKEIEYLDKQWLPPDWQENPAPLSTMDLGTAWLEANSAVALVLPSCVIPLENNALLNPLHPGFSKLLKSVQALPFSFDSRLVSQAER from the coding sequence GTGATTTTTTATCGCCTTGTTTCGCGCCGCTACGCCAGCGAAGCCTGGACCGGCAGCGGTGCGAATCAATACGGCGGCAGATGGAATCACAAAGGGCATCCGGCGGTTTATGTTGCCTCATCCGTTTCGCTCGCCGCGCTGGAAATGCTGGTACATGTGCACAGCGACACGGTTCTAAACCAGTACGGCCTGTTCAGTATCAACATCCCCGATAAAGAGATCGAGTATCTGGATAAACAGTGGCTGCCACCGGACTGGCAGGAAAACCCGGCTCCGCTTTCGACGATGGATCTGGGAACCGCCTGGCTGGAAGCGAACAGCGCCGTCGCGCTGGTGCTGCCCTCCTGCGTCATCCCGCTGGAAAATAACGCCCTTTTGAATCCACTGCATCCGGGGTTTAGCAAGCTATTAAAATCGGTACAAGCGCTTCCTTTTTCGTTCGATAGCCGCCTGGTCAGCCAGGCGGAAAGATGA
- the aat gene encoding leucyl/phenylalanyl-tRNA--protein transferase yields MRLVQLSRHSIAFPSPEAALREPNGLLALGGDLSPARLLMAYQRGIFPWFSPGDPILWWSPDPRAVLWPQTFHISRSMKRFHKSSPYRVTLNHAFGKVIDGCAQDRDEGTWITSDIVMAYHRLHELGHAHSIEVWEGDELVGGMYGVAQGLLFCGESMFSRRINASKTALLVFCDEFLRQGGKLIDCQVLNNHTASLGAIEIPRRDYLLQLAELRAIPLPSHFWVPRTLFLSPE; encoded by the coding sequence ATGCGCCTGGTTCAGCTTTCTCGTCACTCTATCGCTTTTCCTTCGCCTGAAGCAGCGTTGCGCGAACCTAATGGTCTGCTGGCGCTGGGCGGAGATTTAAGCCCGGCCCGGTTGCTGATGGCCTATCAGCGCGGCATTTTCCCCTGGTTTTCTCCCGGCGATCCGATCCTCTGGTGGTCGCCCGATCCGCGCGCCGTACTGTGGCCGCAGACGTTTCATATCAGCCGCAGCATGAAACGCTTTCATAAGTCTTCTCCTTACCGCGTTACCCTCAATCATGCCTTTGGCAAAGTGATTGACGGTTGTGCGCAGGATCGCGACGAAGGGACCTGGATTACGTCCGATATTGTGATGGCCTACCATCGTCTGCACGAGCTTGGTCATGCACACTCAATTGAAGTGTGGGAAGGCGACGAACTGGTCGGAGGAATGTACGGCGTGGCGCAGGGCTTGCTTTTTTGCGGTGAGTCGATGTTTAGCCGCCGCATTAACGCCTCGAAGACGGCGCTGCTTGTTTTTTGCGACGAGTTTCTCCGTCAGGGCGGCAAATTGATTGATTGCCAGGTGCTGAATAATCACACTGCATCACTCGGGGCGATAGAAATACCGCGCAGAGATTATTTACTCCAGCTTGCCGAATTGCGTGCAATCCCTTTGCCTTCACATTTTTGGGTGCCGCGGACGCTGTTTTTATCTCCTGAATAA
- the parS gene encoding type II RES/Xre toxin-antitoxin system antitoxin: MRAWSPEQKSIENALWRFAGFPANRGLKLVQMLNEGLPVSILDNIHEWTEMSRSDILRVTGINERNVARRKSAGRTLTPEESERIARLVRVIDAAVQFFGSKKMAYEWLESPVRGLGNVAPISLIATESGALEVTDLIGRLEHGVFA, encoded by the coding sequence ATGAGAGCCTGGAGCCCGGAACAAAAGTCGATTGAAAACGCGCTCTGGCGTTTTGCCGGCTTCCCCGCCAACAGGGGACTAAAACTTGTTCAGATGCTGAATGAAGGTTTACCCGTCAGCATTCTGGATAACATTCATGAATGGACGGAAATGTCCCGTTCCGACATTTTGCGTGTCACCGGTATTAACGAGCGTAATGTTGCCCGCCGTAAGAGCGCGGGGCGCACCTTAACGCCGGAAGAGAGCGAGCGGATCGCGCGTTTAGTGCGGGTAATTGATGCCGCCGTACAGTTTTTCGGCAGCAAAAAGATGGCGTACGAGTGGCTGGAATCGCCAGTCAGAGGGCTGGGTAACGTTGCGCCGATTTCGCTGATTGCGACAGAGAGCGGCGCGCTGGAAGTCACCGATCTGATCGGCCGCCTTGAACACGGAGTGTTTGCGTGA
- the cydC gene encoding heme ABC transporter ATP-binding protein/permease CydC — protein sequence MRALLPYLALYKRHKWMLLLGVLLAIVTLLASIGLLTLSGWFLSASAVVGVAGLYSFNYMLPAAGVRGAAITRTAGRYFERLVSHEATFRVLEHLRVATFSKLLPLSPAGLARFRQGELLNRVVADVDTLDHLYLRVISPLIGALVVILVVMVGLSVLDVSLALMLGGIMLATLLILPPLFYRAGKPTGESLTAMRGQYRQQLTSWLQGQAELTIFGASQRYREQLENTELNWHDAQRRQSDLSAISQALMLLISGVAVIVMLWFASGDVGGNTQPGALIALFVFCALAAFEALAPVTGAFQHLGQVIASATRITQITDCPPDVTFPQSSMSVPEHVAVQFKDLAFSYPGQPQRALENIALSIAAGEHVAILGRTGCGKSTLLQLLTRAWDPQQGEIRLNDMMLSDVDEATLRSLISMVPQRVHLFSATLRDNLLLAAPQASDETLSAMLTRVGLEKLLDDGGLNAWLGEGGRQLSGGELRRLAIARALLHDAPLVLLDEPTEGLDAETESQVLELLREEMKDKTLLMVTHRLRGLAFFDRIIVMDNGQIIEQGNHAALMAKQGRYYQFKQRL from the coding sequence ATGCGTGCTTTGTTGCCCTATCTTGCGCTGTATAAACGCCACAAATGGATGTTGCTGCTGGGCGTGCTCCTCGCGATTGTCACCCTGCTGGCCAGTATCGGGCTGTTAACGCTCTCCGGGTGGTTCCTGTCGGCCTCTGCAGTCGTTGGCGTGGCCGGGCTTTACAGTTTTAACTATATGCTACCTGCGGCCGGGGTTCGTGGCGCGGCTATTACCCGTACCGCCGGACGTTATTTTGAGCGTCTGGTCAGTCATGAGGCCACTTTCCGCGTACTGGAACATTTGCGCGTCGCCACTTTCAGCAAACTATTACCCCTCTCCCCTGCCGGGCTGGCGCGTTTTCGCCAAGGGGAATTGCTGAACCGGGTGGTGGCCGATGTCGATACACTCGACCATCTTTATTTGCGCGTCATCTCTCCGCTGATCGGCGCACTGGTGGTCATCCTTGTGGTGATGGTCGGTTTAAGCGTTCTGGATGTCTCTCTGGCACTGATGCTGGGCGGCATTATGCTGGCTACACTGCTTATATTGCCGCCACTCTTTTACCGGGCGGGCAAACCAACCGGCGAGAGCCTGACAGCGATGCGCGGCCAGTATCGTCAGCAATTAACCAGTTGGTTGCAGGGCCAGGCGGAGCTAACCATTTTTGGTGCCAGCCAGCGCTACCGTGAACAACTGGAGAACACCGAGTTAAACTGGCACGACGCCCAGCGCCGTCAGTCTGACCTGAGTGCCATTTCTCAGGCGCTGATGTTGCTGATTAGCGGTGTAGCGGTCATCGTCATGCTATGGTTTGCTTCCGGCGATGTTGGCGGCAATACGCAGCCAGGCGCATTAATCGCGCTGTTCGTCTTCTGTGCACTAGCGGCCTTTGAAGCGCTGGCACCGGTTACTGGCGCTTTCCAGCACCTTGGCCAGGTGATCGCTTCCGCCACACGCATTACGCAAATCACCGACTGCCCGCCAGATGTGACTTTCCCGCAATCCAGCATGTCTGTACCAGAGCATGTTGCCGTGCAATTTAAGGATCTGGCTTTTAGCTATCCTGGGCAGCCACAGCGTGCGCTGGAGAATATCGCATTGTCGATAGCTGCGGGTGAACATGTCGCCATCCTGGGCCGTACCGGCTGCGGCAAATCAACGCTGCTACAACTGCTTACGCGCGCGTGGGATCCGCAGCAGGGCGAAATTCGCCTGAACGATATGATGCTGAGCGATGTGGACGAAGCGACGCTACGTTCGCTCATCAGCATGGTTCCACAGCGCGTACATCTGTTTAGCGCTACGTTGCGTGATAACTTGCTGCTTGCAGCGCCGCAGGCGAGTGATGAAACGTTGAGCGCGATGCTGACGCGCGTCGGGCTGGAAAAGCTGCTGGATGATGGCGGTCTGAACGCTTGGTTAGGTGAAGGTGGTCGCCAGCTTTCCGGTGGCGAATTGCGCCGCCTGGCAATTGCCCGCGCGCTGTTGCATGACGCTCCGCTGGTCCTACTGGATGAACCAACCGAAGGGCTGGACGCTGAAACAGAAAGCCAGGTGCTTGAATTACTTCGTGAAGAGATGAAAGACAAAACGCTGTTAATGGTCACGCACCGTCTGCGCGGTCTGGCGTTTTTTGATCGCATAATTGTGATGGACAACGGACAAATAATTGAGCAAGGTAATCACGCAGCGTTAATGGCGAAACAGGGTCGGTATTACCAGTTTAAGCAGCGTCTGTAG